One genomic region from Nilaparvata lugens isolate BPH chromosome 3, ASM1435652v1, whole genome shotgun sequence encodes:
- the LOC111046889 gene encoding serine/threonine-protein kinase VRK1 isoform X2, whose protein sequence is MPRNNVSEHKKRSAPNGYKLPFRIREGEIFTDLRSKQWRLGKSIGYGGFGEIYLASDEITKPVPSDAKYVIKVEPHSNGPLLIERIFYMRVAKLENIDSWVAKNDMSALGMPYFVGAGSHMYRGEHYRFLIIPRFGLDLHKVFVEKGKKFHIKTALTIASYVIDILEYLHSHNYVHADIKPDNLLLGLAAQAPVYLVDFGLACRYRYPNGRHKEFCVDERKAHYGTIQYTSRDAHIGAISRRGDLEILGYNVIYLLTGHLPWEDDVNDEELVAEKKKYAMNNINEFLASCFMPESPPDVLVDYLDYVNKLNFDSRPNFKYCKRLFRKGIQDAGYCDDGKLTFEAHAKLKAKKRKSNSESENMGVKKVKKSLTFGLEFEVPNRKPCTAQNFNRMTRKSSTSQSNVKPLEDFDWAMVLAGNPEKCARKNSQSNKSNQSYRCDNDCSLNYSDNYTVDPVDDSMNNPTPAMLEVIARRKQRAQTITAHRRSKSESRCSSPTELMSSGLTPAMEAVIRRRQALAAAAAAANEEAKTTAAAKVRKTRSSSRKCPAIKELKMQFKAMVLQPCAVSKRASTSPPKRVTRLNCANA, encoded by the exons CCTCTGATGAAATCACAAAACCAGTTCCGTCGGATGCGAAATATGTCATCAAAGTG GAGCCACATTCTAATGGACCGCTACTGATAGAGAGGATATTCTACATGAGAGTAGCCAAGCTTGAGAACA TTGACTCGTGGGTGGCGAAGAATGACATGAGCGCTCTTGGCATGCCCTATTTCGTCGGAGCCGGATCACACATGTACAGAGGGGAACACTACAGGTTTCTCATAATTCCTAGGTTCGGACTCGATCTTCACAAAGTGTTCGTCGAGAAGGGGAAGAAATTTCATATTAAGACTGCATTAACAATTGCTTCGTATGTT attGATATTTTGGAGTATCTGCATAGTCATAACTACGTGCATGCGGATATAAAGCCAGACAACCTGTTGCTTGGCCTGGCGGCACAAGCGCCCGTCTACCTGGTTGACTTTGGCCTGGCTTGTCGTTACCGCTACCCGAATGGCCGGCACAAGGAGTTCTGCGTCGACGAGCGCAAGGCGCACTATGGAACTATACAGTACACTTCCAGAGACGCTCATATAGGTG CAATATCGAGGAGAGGAGATCTAGAAATTTTAGGATACAACGTGATTTATTTGTTGACTGGACATCTACCATGGGAGGATGATGTGAATGATGAGGAGCTTGTTGCCGAAAAGAAGAAATACgctatgaataacatcaatgagTTCCTCGCATCCTGCTTCATGCCTGAATCACCTCCAG ATGTTCTCGTCGATTATCTGGATTATGTAAATAAACTGAACTTTGACAGTCGACCAAACTTCAAGTATTGTAAACGATTATTTAGGAAAGGCATTCAAGACGCTGGATACTGTGATGATGGCAAGTTGACTTTCGAAGCACATGCCAAACTGAAAGCAAAGAAG AGGAAAAGTAACTCTGAAAGTGAAAATATGGGTGTAAAAAAAGTGAAGAAGTCGTTAACGTTTGGCTTAGAGTTTGAAGTGCCAAACAGAAAACCTTGTACAGCTCAAAACTTCAACAG AATGACTCGGAAATCGTCTACGAGTCAGTCGAATGTGAAGCCTCTGGAGGACTTTGACTGGGCAATGGTTCTGGCTGGTAATCCTGAAAAATGTGCCAGGAAAAACTCGCAAAGTAATAAAAGCAATCAATCATACAGATGTGATAATGACTGCAGTTT GAATTACTCAGATAACTATACAGTTGACCCTGTGGATGATTCGATGAATAACCCGACACCGGCAATGCTGGAGGTGATTGCAAGGCGCAAGCAGCGAGCGCAGACCATCACTGCACACAGACGATCCAAGAGTGAGAG TCGCTGCAGTAGTCCGACAGAGTTGATGTCGAGTGGTTTGACTCCTGCCATGGAAGCGGTGATCAGGAGGAGGCAGGCGCTGGCAGCAGCTGCGGCGGCTGCAAACGAGGAAGCGAAAACGACTGCAGCCGCGAAAGTCAGGAAAACTCGATCCAGTTCACgcaaat GTCCGGCTATAAAAGAGCTGAAGATGCAGTTCAAAGCGATGGTGCTGCAGCCGTGTGCAGTCTCGAAACGGGCGTCGACGTCTCCGCCGAAGCGGGTCACTCGTTTGAACTGCGCCAACGCTTAA
- the LOC111046889 gene encoding serine/threonine-protein kinase VRK1 isoform X1, translating to MPRNNVSEHKKRSAPNGYKLPFRIREGEIFTDLRSKQWRLGKSIGYGGFGEIYLASDEITKPVPSDAKYVIKVEPHSNGPLLIERIFYMRVAKLENIDSWVAKNDMSALGMPYFVGAGSHMYRGEHYRFLIIPRFGLDLHKVFVEKGKKFHIKTALTIASYVIDILEYLHSHNYVHADIKPDNLLLGLAAQAPVYLVDFGLACRYRYPNGRHKEFCVDERKAHYGTIQYTSRDAHIGAISRRGDLEILGYNVIYLLTGHLPWEDDVNDEELVAEKKKYAMNNINEFLASCFMPESPPDVLVDYLDYVNKLNFDSRPNFKYCKRLFRKGIQDAGYCDDGKLTFEAHAKLKAKKRKSNSESENMGVKKVKKSLTFGLEFEVPNRKPCTAQNFNRMTRKSSTSQSNVKPLEDFDWAMVLAGNPEKCARKNSQSNKSNQSYRCDNDCSLNYSDNYTVDPVDDSMNNPTPAMLEVIARRKQRAQTITAHRRSKSESRCSSPTELMSSGLTPAMEAVIRRRQALAAAAAAANEEAKTTAAAKVRKTRSSSRKCPAIKELKMQFKAMVLQPCAVSKRASTSPPKRVTRLNCANA from the exons GTCTATTGGCTATGGAGGATTTGGAGAAATTTACCTAG CCTCTGATGAAATCACAAAACCAGTTCCGTCGGATGCGAAATATGTCATCAAAGTG GAGCCACATTCTAATGGACCGCTACTGATAGAGAGGATATTCTACATGAGAGTAGCCAAGCTTGAGAACA TTGACTCGTGGGTGGCGAAGAATGACATGAGCGCTCTTGGCATGCCCTATTTCGTCGGAGCCGGATCACACATGTACAGAGGGGAACACTACAGGTTTCTCATAATTCCTAGGTTCGGACTCGATCTTCACAAAGTGTTCGTCGAGAAGGGGAAGAAATTTCATATTAAGACTGCATTAACAATTGCTTCGTATGTT attGATATTTTGGAGTATCTGCATAGTCATAACTACGTGCATGCGGATATAAAGCCAGACAACCTGTTGCTTGGCCTGGCGGCACAAGCGCCCGTCTACCTGGTTGACTTTGGCCTGGCTTGTCGTTACCGCTACCCGAATGGCCGGCACAAGGAGTTCTGCGTCGACGAGCGCAAGGCGCACTATGGAACTATACAGTACACTTCCAGAGACGCTCATATAGGTG CAATATCGAGGAGAGGAGATCTAGAAATTTTAGGATACAACGTGATTTATTTGTTGACTGGACATCTACCATGGGAGGATGATGTGAATGATGAGGAGCTTGTTGCCGAAAAGAAGAAATACgctatgaataacatcaatgagTTCCTCGCATCCTGCTTCATGCCTGAATCACCTCCAG ATGTTCTCGTCGATTATCTGGATTATGTAAATAAACTGAACTTTGACAGTCGACCAAACTTCAAGTATTGTAAACGATTATTTAGGAAAGGCATTCAAGACGCTGGATACTGTGATGATGGCAAGTTGACTTTCGAAGCACATGCCAAACTGAAAGCAAAGAAG AGGAAAAGTAACTCTGAAAGTGAAAATATGGGTGTAAAAAAAGTGAAGAAGTCGTTAACGTTTGGCTTAGAGTTTGAAGTGCCAAACAGAAAACCTTGTACAGCTCAAAACTTCAACAG AATGACTCGGAAATCGTCTACGAGTCAGTCGAATGTGAAGCCTCTGGAGGACTTTGACTGGGCAATGGTTCTGGCTGGTAATCCTGAAAAATGTGCCAGGAAAAACTCGCAAAGTAATAAAAGCAATCAATCATACAGATGTGATAATGACTGCAGTTT GAATTACTCAGATAACTATACAGTTGACCCTGTGGATGATTCGATGAATAACCCGACACCGGCAATGCTGGAGGTGATTGCAAGGCGCAAGCAGCGAGCGCAGACCATCACTGCACACAGACGATCCAAGAGTGAGAG TCGCTGCAGTAGTCCGACAGAGTTGATGTCGAGTGGTTTGACTCCTGCCATGGAAGCGGTGATCAGGAGGAGGCAGGCGCTGGCAGCAGCTGCGGCGGCTGCAAACGAGGAAGCGAAAACGACTGCAGCCGCGAAAGTCAGGAAAACTCGATCCAGTTCACgcaaat GTCCGGCTATAAAAGAGCTGAAGATGCAGTTCAAAGCGATGGTGCTGCAGCCGTGTGCAGTCTCGAAACGGGCGTCGACGTCTCCGCCGAAGCGGGTCACTCGTTTGAACTGCGCCAACGCTTAA